The proteins below are encoded in one region of Alistipes communis:
- the recG gene encoding ATP-dependent DNA helicase RecG: MGNWYTDDVKYIAGVGEARAKLLDKELGIATVGDLLYHFPFRYIDRTKIYRIAEIGASGQTLVQFRGRVTGVAYAGAGRKRRFTAYVADATGQAELVWFQGIKWIEKRIEVGREYLVFGRPSFFRNELSLVHPEVETVEKALSRRAESGLQGIYSSTERLSSVLGTKGFHTIVSNAWRIAGERIGETLPPEMRRQYGLATLREALYNIHFPQSPEALRQAQYRLKFEELLGVQLNVMARRSERLARNDGFYFARVGESFNTFYREKLPFPLTGAQKRVVREIRQDTVTGYQMNRLLQGDVGSGKTLVALLSMLLAVDNGFQACMMAPTEILARQHYATLTRLLDGLSVRVAILTGASKARERRAALEGVASGEVQLLVGTHALIEDRVRFANLGLVVIDEQHRFGVEQRARMWTKNEQPPHVLVMTATPIPRTLAMTLYGDLDVSVIDELPPGRRPVRTVHYTDAARLRVWGFLRQEIARGRQAYVVYPLIEESESMDYKDLQDGYEAISRDFPLPEYVVEVVHGRMKPEDKEAAMRRFKSGEAQILVSTTVIEVGVDVPNATVMVIESAERFGLSQLHQLRGRVGRGAEQSYCILMSGEKLSKEARARLDAMCQTNDGFRLAELDLKLRGAGDIAGTQQSGMAFDLKIANPTLDVQILQLTRDAAGGVLAADAALAAPEHAGLRELKRRYSGEKSIDFSMIS, translated from the coding sequence ATGGGAAACTGGTATACGGACGACGTGAAATACATCGCCGGCGTCGGCGAGGCACGGGCCAAACTGCTCGACAAGGAGTTGGGTATAGCGACCGTGGGCGATCTGCTTTACCATTTCCCGTTCCGCTATATCGACCGCACGAAGATCTACCGGATCGCCGAAATCGGCGCTTCGGGGCAGACGCTCGTCCAGTTCCGGGGTCGCGTCACCGGCGTGGCCTATGCCGGCGCAGGACGCAAACGACGCTTCACGGCCTATGTCGCGGATGCCACGGGACAGGCCGAGCTGGTGTGGTTCCAGGGGATCAAGTGGATCGAGAAGCGCATCGAAGTGGGGCGCGAATACCTCGTCTTCGGCCGCCCGTCGTTCTTCCGCAACGAACTCTCGCTGGTGCATCCCGAGGTGGAGACCGTCGAAAAGGCGTTGTCGCGGCGTGCCGAGAGCGGTTTGCAGGGGATCTACTCCTCGACCGAGCGGCTGTCGTCGGTGTTGGGAACCAAAGGGTTTCATACGATCGTGAGCAATGCGTGGCGGATTGCGGGCGAGCGCATCGGCGAGACGCTGCCTCCCGAGATGCGCAGGCAGTACGGACTGGCGACCCTGCGCGAAGCGCTCTACAACATCCATTTCCCCCAGTCGCCGGAGGCGCTCCGGCAGGCGCAGTACCGCCTCAAATTCGAGGAGCTGCTCGGCGTGCAGCTCAACGTGATGGCGCGCCGTTCGGAGCGTCTGGCCCGAAACGACGGTTTCTATTTCGCCCGCGTGGGGGAGTCGTTCAATACGTTTTACAGGGAGAAGCTGCCCTTTCCGCTTACGGGGGCGCAGAAGCGCGTCGTGCGCGAAATCCGGCAGGATACGGTGACGGGCTACCAGATGAACCGGCTGTTGCAGGGCGACGTGGGGTCGGGCAAGACGCTCGTGGCGCTGCTGTCGATGCTGCTGGCCGTCGACAACGGTTTTCAGGCCTGCATGATGGCTCCCACCGAGATTCTGGCGCGGCAGCACTACGCCACGCTCACGCGCCTGCTCGACGGGCTGTCCGTGCGGGTGGCGATCCTCACGGGTGCGTCGAAGGCCCGCGAACGCCGCGCCGCACTCGAAGGGGTCGCGTCGGGCGAGGTGCAGCTGCTGGTGGGAACCCATGCGCTCATCGAGGACAGGGTGCGCTTCGCCAACCTGGGGCTGGTCGTCATCGACGAGCAGCACCGTTTCGGCGTCGAACAGCGGGCGCGGATGTGGACGAAGAACGAGCAGCCGCCCCACGTGCTGGTGATGACCGCCACGCCCATTCCGCGGACGCTCGCCATGACGCTCTACGGCGATCTCGACGTCTCGGTGATCGACGAGCTGCCGCCCGGACGCCGGCCCGTGCGCACGGTGCACTACACCGATGCGGCGCGGCTCAGGGTGTGGGGGTTCCTGCGGCAGGAGATCGCCCGGGGTCGCCAGGCCTATGTGGTCTACCCGCTGATCGAAGAGTCGGAATCGATGGATTACAAGGATTTGCAGGACGGTTACGAGGCCATTTCGCGCGACTTTCCGCTGCCGGAGTACGTCGTCGAGGTGGTGCACGGCCGCATGAAGCCCGAGGACAAGGAGGCGGCGATGCGCCGCTTCAAGTCGGGCGAGGCGCAGATACTGGTCTCGACGACGGTTATCGAGGTGGGGGTCGACGTCCCCAATGCCACGGTGATGGTCATCGAGTCGGCCGAACGTTTCGGCCTGTCGCAGCTGCATCAGCTGCGCGGACGCGTGGGGCGCGGCGCCGAGCAGTCGTACTGCATCCTCATGTCGGGCGAGAAACTCTCGAAGGAGGCGCGGGCGCGGCTCGACGCGATGTGCCAGACCAACGACGGGTTCCGCCTTGCGGAGCTCGACCTCAAACTGCGCGGCGCGGGCGATATCGCCGGTACGCAGCAGAGCGGTATGGCCTTTGATTTGAAGATAGCCAATCCGACGCTCGACGTGCAGATTCTGCAACTTACGCGCGATGCGGCCGGCGGGGTGCTCGCCGCCGATGCGGCGCTCGCGGCGCCCGAGCACGCCGGATTGCGCGAACTGAAACGACGCTATTCGGGGGAGAAGTCGATCGATTTCTCGATGATCTCCTGA
- a CDS encoding DUF3108 domain-containing protein: MKQLTMKRILILFLLTGGIFSAAGQIYVPGEELFYRVSYRAKLVPNTEVATVVVRTSEVELDGQTVYNVFGQGKTLASFRWFFSLDDRYNIWVDTATLRTVRFTSDIHEGGYTFRSRFDYDWPARRVATRWQRRTLPENRKEMALTDVSMDAVSLFFNMRSADAASFRVGEQRVLQMVLEDTIRHLRYRFEGREVKKIRNMGKFNTLKFACQIGTSESFSFTDGSEFFIWLSDDENKIPLHLESPIRVGSVNAYITGYKGLKYPLTSKIR; encoded by the coding sequence ATGAAACAACTTACGATGAAACGAATCCTCATACTTTTTCTGCTGACGGGAGGCATATTCTCCGCCGCGGGACAGATCTACGTGCCCGGCGAAGAGTTGTTCTACCGTGTCAGCTACCGCGCCAAGCTGGTGCCCAATACGGAGGTGGCCACCGTCGTGGTGCGTACCTCCGAGGTCGAACTCGACGGACAGACCGTCTATAACGTCTTCGGACAGGGCAAGACGCTGGCCTCGTTCCGGTGGTTCTTCTCGCTCGACGACCGGTACAACATCTGGGTCGATACCGCGACGCTGCGCACCGTGCGATTCACGAGCGATATCCACGAAGGGGGCTATACCTTCCGCAGCCGGTTCGACTACGACTGGCCGGCGCGGCGCGTGGCGACCCGCTGGCAGCGGCGCACGCTGCCCGAAAACCGGAAGGAGATGGCGCTCACCGACGTGAGCATGGACGCCGTGTCGCTCTTTTTCAACATGCGCAGCGCCGACGCTGCGTCGTTCCGCGTCGGCGAGCAGCGTGTCTTGCAGATGGTGCTCGAAGATACGATCCGCCATTTGCGCTACCGCTTCGAGGGGCGCGAGGTGAAGAAAATCCGCAACATGGGGAAATTCAACACGTTGAAGTTCGCCTGCCAGATCGGTACCTCCGAGAGTTTCTCGTTCACCGACGGATCGGAGTTCTTCATCTGGCTGTCGGACGACGAGAACAAGATTCCCCTTCACCTCGAATCGCCCATTCGCGTGGGAAGCGTCAATGCCTATATCACGGGGTATAAGGGGCTGAAATATCCGTTGACCAGCAAAATCAGGTGA
- a CDS encoding alpha/beta hydrolase: protein MKLTQIDLAEGRGGSQREVSASEAVARAEEACGGTLLLFEPDGAPRAAVAICPGGGFGKVNTEHEGVAFAEWFVAHGIAAGVVKYRLPEGDPALPQQDVERAAELLRNRFDGVKTGVLGASIGGYLAACAALAQPAARRPDFQLLFYPVVSMEEEFAHRPSMLRMFGRELHGLEAKRRSPLYRIDRAAPPAFLAAAADDGAVTPLGACRYAECLLAAGAGAALHLYPSGGHGFGLRREFAWREALVGELRMWLDATIGTV, encoded by the coding sequence ATGAAACTGACGCAGATCGATTTGGCGGAGGGCCGCGGCGGATCGCAGCGGGAGGTGTCGGCATCGGAAGCGGTCGCACGCGCGGAAGAGGCGTGCGGCGGTACGCTGCTGCTTTTCGAACCGGACGGCGCGCCGCGCGCGGCCGTCGCGATCTGTCCGGGCGGCGGATTCGGTAAGGTCAACACGGAACACGAGGGGGTTGCCTTCGCCGAATGGTTCGTTGCACACGGCATCGCCGCCGGCGTGGTGAAGTACCGTCTGCCCGAAGGCGATCCGGCGCTTCCGCAGCAGGATGTCGAACGGGCCGCGGAGTTGCTGCGCAATCGTTTCGACGGCGTGAAGACCGGTGTGCTGGGCGCCTCGATCGGCGGTTATCTGGCGGCTTGCGCGGCACTCGCGCAGCCTGCGGCGCGGCGTCCCGATTTCCAGCTGCTGTTTTATCCGGTGGTGAGCATGGAAGAAGAGTTCGCGCATCGTCCTTCGATGCTGCGCATGTTCGGCCGCGAGCTGCACGGCCTGGAAGCCAAACGCCGTTCCCCGCTCTACCGGATCGATCGGGCGGCGCCTCCGGCCTTTCTCGCCGCGGCGGCCGACGACGGCGCCGTGACGCCGCTCGGCGCGTGCCGTTATGCCGAATGCCTGCTGGCGGCGGGTGCGGGCGCCGCGTTGCATCTCTATCCCTCCGGCGGCCACGGATTCGGCCTGCGACGGGAGTTCGCGTGGCGCGAAGCGCTTGTCGGGGAGTTGAGGATGTGGCTCGATGCGACGATCGGGACGGTGTGA